From a region of the Thiorhodovibrio winogradskyi genome:
- a CDS encoding DEAD/DEAH box helicase, with amino-acid sequence MPFSHLGLSAELLRALVARGYTEPTPIQSQAIPAILAGRDVLAGAQTGTGKTAAFTLPLLQRLSLSGQQANARSPRPRALVLTPTRELAAQVGESVNAYGQYLPLRALQIFGGVGMGPQITALRRGVDILVATPGRLLDHVGQGNLDLGQVELLVLDEADRMLDMGFMPAIRRVLKLLPAKRQNLLFSATYSREIEQLATGLLNDPLRIEVARRNTAAETVRQLAHPVERGHKRALLSHLISSGGWDQTLVFTRTKHGANRLAQQLERDGISAAAIHGNKSQGARTRALADFKRGAVRTLVATDIAARGLDIERLPHVVNFELPHVPEDYVHRIGRTGRAGESGTAVSLVSPEEGSLLAGIERLLGRRIESQAIAGYSDRKASSASEDDFSDGRSRSHAPRQPRPGAAQAGHPRAHRQASGSAPAGAGAHGRKHSRARSSAAPRAVR; translated from the coding sequence ATGCCTTTTTCCCATCTCGGCCTATCGGCCGAATTGCTGCGCGCCTTGGTGGCGCGGGGCTACACCGAGCCCACCCCCATCCAGAGTCAAGCCATTCCCGCCATTCTTGCGGGCCGCGATGTGCTGGCTGGCGCTCAAACCGGCACGGGTAAGACGGCGGCCTTCACCTTGCCGTTGTTGCAACGTCTGAGCCTCAGCGGCCAGCAAGCCAACGCCCGGTCGCCGCGACCGCGTGCTTTGGTACTGACGCCGACCCGTGAGTTGGCCGCGCAGGTGGGTGAGAGCGTCAATGCCTATGGCCAGTATTTGCCATTGCGCGCCTTGCAGATTTTTGGTGGCGTTGGCATGGGGCCGCAAATTACCGCCTTGCGCCGTGGCGTTGATATTTTGGTTGCCACCCCTGGGCGCCTGCTTGATCACGTGGGGCAAGGCAATCTAGACTTGGGCCAGGTCGAACTCTTGGTGCTTGATGAAGCCGACCGCATGCTCGACATGGGGTTCATGCCAGCTATTCGTCGGGTGCTCAAGCTGCTGCCAGCCAAACGCCAGAATTTATTGTTCTCCGCGACTTACTCGCGCGAGATCGAGCAGCTCGCCACTGGTCTGCTCAATGATCCCTTGCGCATTGAGGTCGCGCGCCGTAACACGGCTGCCGAGACGGTGCGCCAACTTGCCCACCCGGTTGAGCGTGGCCACAAGCGCGCGTTGCTGTCGCACCTGATTTCCAGCGGCGGATGGGACCAGACGCTGGTGTTTACTCGCACCAAGCATGGCGCCAACCGACTGGCGCAGCAGCTTGAGCGTGACGGCATCAGTGCCGCGGCCATCCATGGAAATAAAAGCCAGGGTGCGCGCACGCGCGCACTGGCCGATTTTAAGCGCGGCGCGGTGCGTACTCTGGTCGCCACGGATATTGCCGCGCGCGGGCTTGATATCGAGCGCTTACCGCATGTGGTGAATTTTGAGTTGCCCCATGTGCCCGAGGATTATGTGCACCGCATTGGGCGCACCGGGCGCGCCGGGGAAAGCGGTACTGCCGTGTCCCTGGTCAGCCCAGAGGAAGGTTCGCTGCTCGCCGGCATTGAGCGTCTGCTTGGCCGCCGTATCGAAAGTCAGGCCATCGCCGGCTATTCGGATCGCAAGGCCAGTTCTGCCAGCGAGGATGATTTTTCAGATGGCCGATCACGCAGCCATGCGCCACGCCAGCCGCGACCTGGTGCTGCACAGGCGGGACACCCGCGGGCGCATCGTCAGGCATCGGGTTCGGCTCCCGCCGGTGCTGGTGCGCACGGGCGCAAGCACTCGCGAGCGAGATCCTCGGCGGCACCACGTGCCGTGCGCTAG
- a CDS encoding RNA recognition motif domain-containing protein, which produces MNIYVGNLAYGVTQDELRDTFAAYGQVESANLITDKFTGDSKGFGFVEMPNNSEADTAIKALNETPLKGRPLRVNQAKPRSDRPARGGGGGGGARW; this is translated from the coding sequence ATGAATATTTACGTTGGCAACCTGGCCTATGGCGTCACCCAAGACGAACTTCGCGACACCTTTGCCGCCTATGGTCAAGTGGAAAGCGCCAATTTGATCACCGACAAATTCACCGGTGATTCCAAAGGTTTTGGCTTTGTTGAGATGCCGAACAATTCCGAAGCCGATACCGCGATCAAAGCCCTGAATGAAACCCCCCTGAAAGGCCGCCCGCTGCGCGTCAATCAGGCTAAACCACGCAGCGACCGCCCTGCTCGTGGTGGTGGTGGTGGTGGTGGTGCGCGCTGGTAA
- a CDS encoding rhodanese-like domain-containing protein, translating into MKTLSIAPFSSGRGGCMIAALLLPMTLSAADNRITPDIESVEVMHKGEPITIERGHDRDATLPEMYQKTDRGCPPFCVQPMVVVPGVETIGEIDMLGYLQRVSQGDEQVLVVDSRTPDWVMQGTIPGAVNIPWNKINHEGGKTFEVPSAADSLVRILSDDFGAKQNPQTKSWSFENAKTLVFFCNGIWCPQSSINIKTLHAIGYPVEKMKWYRGGMQDWFSVGLTTVEPD; encoded by the coding sequence ATGAAAACCCTTTCAATCGCACCTTTTTCGAGCGGGCGTGGTGGCTGCATGATCGCGGCTTTGCTGCTGCCAATGACATTGAGCGCGGCGGACAATCGCATCACCCCGGACATTGAGTCGGTCGAGGTCATGCACAAGGGCGAGCCGATCACTATTGAACGTGGTCATGATCGCGATGCGACCTTGCCGGAGATGTATCAGAAGACCGATCGTGGTTGCCCGCCTTTTTGTGTGCAGCCGATGGTTGTTGTTCCCGGCGTTGAAACCATTGGCGAAATCGACATGCTTGGCTATTTACAGCGCGTTAGCCAAGGTGATGAACAGGTGTTGGTGGTCGATTCGCGCACGCCTGACTGGGTGATGCAGGGGACCATTCCAGGCGCGGTCAATATTCCCTGGAATAAAATCAACCATGAAGGAGGCAAGACCTTCGAGGTGCCAAGCGCGGCGGACTCGCTGGTACGCATTTTGAGCGACGACTTTGGCGCCAAGCAGAATCCACAGACCAAATCCTGGTCCTTTGAGAATGCCAAGACCCTGGTGTTTTTCTGCAACGGCATCTGGTGCCCGCAATCGTCCATCAATATCAAAACGCTCCATGCCATTGGCTATCCTGTGGAAAAAATGAAATGGTATCGCGGTGGCATGCAGGATTGGTTCAGTGTTGGACTGACCACTGTGGAGCCGGACTGA
- a CDS encoding PqiC family protein, translated as MRGTQTRGIAPALFMIAALPWLLGSCASSPPSAFYTLEAMAGGPDGGDQAIQGGRLAVGLGPVSFPRFLDRPQVVQRQGGHQLRLDEFHRWGGSLDDDFLRVFAENLAQLLQTSRVVVFPSELRMQLDFRVMAEVVAFEAGPSDQALLKVRWAVLDPFSQEVLSMREDSYRKRLPANASVSQQVAALSAALADFSRDVADELRRLPKPKPLGAELAGMNWQAPSRVTSARHNGRSG; from the coding sequence GTGAGAGGAACTCAAACCCGAGGGATAGCTCCTGCACTGTTCATGATCGCCGCGCTGCCGTGGTTGCTTGGCAGCTGCGCTAGTTCTCCCCCATCAGCCTTCTATACCCTGGAGGCCATGGCTGGTGGGCCAGACGGGGGAGACCAGGCCATTCAGGGCGGGCGGCTCGCGGTGGGACTCGGGCCGGTGAGCTTTCCGCGCTTTCTTGATCGCCCGCAGGTGGTTCAGCGCCAGGGTGGACATCAGCTCAGGCTTGATGAATTCCATCGCTGGGGCGGGAGTCTGGATGACGATTTTCTGCGGGTGTTCGCTGAGAATCTGGCCCAGCTACTGCAGACGAGTCGTGTTGTGGTCTTCCCGAGCGAACTGCGCATGCAGCTCGATTTTCGCGTGATGGCCGAGGTGGTGGCCTTCGAGGCGGGTCCATCTGATCAGGCTCTGCTCAAGGTGCGCTGGGCCGTGCTCGATCCCTTCTCGCAAGAGGTGCTGAGCATGCGCGAGGACAGCTATCGCAAGCGCCTCCCCGCTAATGCCAGCGTGTCCCAGCAGGTCGCGGCCCTGAGTGCCGCCTTGGCGGATTTTAGCCGCGATGTGGCCGATGAGCTTCGTCGCCTGCCAAAGCCAAAGCCACTTGGGGCTGAGCTGGCAGGCATGAACTGGCAGGCTCCTAGTCGCGTGACGAGTGCCCGGCATAACGGCCGTAGCGGCTGA
- a CDS encoding polysaccharide deacetylase family protein, protein MPETLRVVERALATLSSLGVQPVTLLVVPGRDWSAPDLTRLRAIAAQGHELAAHGWRHQAERIGGLYHRLHALFLSRTVAEHLALDADGILALLKRSQDWFIQQGFAPPTLYVPPAWAMGAISRARLSDEGPFARYEVFGGIYEATTQEWRPTPMLGYEADTPGRVLPLQLWNALNRQRARTAGVIRIGIHPHDLDYALAKDLKTDLQTFSRYGRYAGHSSRD, encoded by the coding sequence ATGCCGGAAACCTTGAGGGTGGTCGAGCGAGCGCTGGCAACCCTGTCCAGCCTGGGGGTCCAGCCGGTCACACTGCTAGTGGTTCCTGGTCGCGACTGGTCCGCGCCTGACCTGACCCGATTGCGGGCCATCGCCGCTCAGGGTCATGAACTGGCTGCCCACGGCTGGCGGCACCAAGCCGAGCGTATCGGCGGTCTTTATCACCGCCTGCATGCCCTGTTTCTTTCCCGTACCGTCGCCGAGCATCTGGCGCTGGATGCCGATGGGATACTGGCGTTACTAAAGCGCAGCCAGGATTGGTTTATTCAGCAGGGATTCGCGCCACCGACCCTCTATGTGCCACCGGCCTGGGCCATGGGCGCTATCTCGCGCGCACGCTTGAGTGACGAGGGGCCCTTTGCGCGCTATGAGGTCTTCGGCGGCATCTACGAGGCGACCACCCAGGAATGGCGCCCGACTCCAATGCTTGGGTACGAGGCCGACACACCCGGTCGCGTGTTGCCATTGCAGCTATGGAACGCGCTCAATCGCCAGCGGGCGCGCACCGCCGGGGTCATCCGCATTGGCATCCATCCGCATGATCTGGACTACGCCCTCGCCAAGGATTTAAAGACCGATCTCCAAACGTTCAGCCGCTACGGCCGTTATGCCGGGCACTCGTCACGCGACTAG
- a CDS encoding glycosyltransferase, producing MLKSDSASGPLPSSAAQPLRVAILSDAAPERNGVGAYYRDLAEHLRGAGVLVRIISPRYRNGRWYGGFAVPLPGDRTQKFMLPSPLMIHRRLKRSNPDAIVIPTPGPYGMLGLLFAKRHKARIIVGFHTHFERLAAMNQDWSARAPAAQWYLNTCNRKLFRDSQLVLANSQEMVEIARRIGAEHVGLMGTSIPRRFIEQPPKALHGSLERVLFAGRLAPEKNLEAVVQAAAALPRMQFLVAGEGPIRPWLESEARRLENIKLLGWIHRQRMLSLIDSVDALVLPSTVESFGTIALEAMARARLVVVSSHCGILSWDQLNRGLFQIEPQQTLADVLGQIAEMDPAQRSHKAEIARTAATDINADNLNHWLEILRDGRLTGIDKLPKPKTPV from the coding sequence ATGCTGAAATCCGACAGCGCATCCGGTCCCCTGCCATCATCAGCCGCGCAACCCCTGCGCGTGGCCATCCTCTCGGACGCCGCCCCCGAGCGCAATGGCGTCGGCGCCTATTATCGTGACCTGGCCGAGCACCTGCGCGGCGCCGGGGTGTTGGTGCGGATCATCTCCCCGCGCTATCGCAACGGACGTTGGTATGGCGGCTTCGCGGTTCCCCTGCCGGGTGACCGCACCCAGAAGTTCATGCTGCCCTCGCCGCTGATGATTCACCGGCGGCTCAAGCGCAGCAACCCCGATGCCATTGTCATCCCCACGCCCGGCCCTTACGGCATGCTCGGGCTGCTCTTTGCCAAGAGGCACAAGGCACGCATCATTGTTGGCTTCCATACCCACTTCGAGCGCCTCGCGGCCATGAATCAGGACTGGTCCGCGCGCGCGCCCGCCGCGCAGTGGTATCTCAACACTTGCAACCGCAAGCTATTTCGCGACAGCCAGTTGGTACTGGCCAATTCCCAAGAGATGGTCGAGATTGCCCGGCGCATCGGTGCCGAGCATGTCGGGCTCATGGGCACGTCCATTCCCAGACGTTTTATCGAGCAGCCACCCAAAGCCTTGCACGGTAGCCTCGAGCGGGTTCTCTTCGCCGGGCGCCTGGCACCAGAGAAAAACCTCGAAGCAGTCGTCCAGGCCGCCGCGGCGCTGCCGCGGATGCAATTTCTAGTGGCTGGCGAGGGTCCCATACGTCCCTGGCTGGAGAGCGAGGCACGGCGGCTTGAGAATATCAAGCTGCTCGGCTGGATCCATCGCCAGAGGATGCTGTCACTGATCGACAGCGTCGACGCCCTGGTTCTTCCATCCACGGTAGAGTCCTTTGGCACTATTGCATTGGAAGCCATGGCCAGGGCGCGGCTGGTCGTGGTCTCATCGCATTGCGGCATTCTGAGCTGGGATCAGCTCAACCGCGGCCTGTTTCAGATCGAACCACAGCAGACCCTGGCCGATGTCCTTGGGCAGATCGCCGAGATGGACCCGGCACAACGCAGCCACAAAGCCGAGATCGCCCGCACCGCCGCGACCGACATCAATGCTGATAATCTCAACCATTGGCTTGAGATTCTGCGCGACGGCCGTCTGACCGGGATCGACAAACTCCCTAAACCCAAAACACCTGTTTGA
- a CDS encoding sulfotransferase — MLKLFFLTAKRFASLAIQSFGRHPAIDGGSAWLRLRRRLVMIGFLPFLALVLAIHWLGFLLDEIFFRGYRKIPIREPLFVLGVPRSGTTNLHRVLARDAQFTTFSTWESLFALSVSARKFWLGLARLDRSLGGYLARALGWLEQHGFAAMDDVHPMTLNAPEEDYFALLPILSCFILVLPFPFHERLWDMGQFDRRIPVDEQQAILAYYRRCLQKHLYVHGPDKRLLSKNAAFAPLAGGLSRTFTDARFLICLREPERTLPSQLSSIGSGLAFFGTPARSPWVRDQFIEQLRFYYLNLAAQLGSTPPERCVWVSMKALRETLDSTLSDAYRQLGLPLSDGFAAILAQESEASRHYRSGHNYALAHFGLDAAELARAFADVRANPHLAAVLPPPATDAVPC; from the coding sequence ATGTTAAAGCTCTTTTTTCTCACAGCGAAGCGCTTCGCCAGCCTGGCTATCCAGAGCTTCGGCCGCCATCCGGCCATCGACGGGGGCTCGGCCTGGCTGCGACTGCGCCGCCGCCTGGTGATGATCGGGTTTCTCCCCTTTCTCGCGCTGGTACTCGCTATTCACTGGCTAGGCTTTCTGCTCGATGAGATCTTCTTTCGCGGCTACCGCAAGATACCCATCCGCGAACCTCTGTTCGTGCTGGGCGTACCGCGCAGCGGCACCACCAATCTGCATCGAGTTCTGGCGCGGGATGCGCAATTCACTACCTTCAGCACCTGGGAAAGCCTGTTCGCGCTCTCCGTGAGCGCACGCAAGTTCTGGCTTGGGCTGGCGCGACTCGACCGCTCCCTGGGCGGTTATCTGGCCCGCGCGCTGGGGTGGCTGGAACAACATGGCTTCGCCGCCATGGACGATGTTCACCCCATGACACTCAATGCACCAGAGGAAGATTATTTCGCCCTGCTACCGATTCTCTCCTGCTTTATCCTGGTCCTGCCCTTCCCCTTCCATGAGCGTCTGTGGGACATGGGTCAATTTGACCGCCGCATTCCAGTCGACGAACAGCAGGCGATACTCGCCTATTACCGCCGTTGCTTGCAGAAGCATCTCTACGTTCACGGGCCGGACAAGCGCCTGTTGTCCAAGAACGCGGCCTTCGCGCCCCTGGCCGGCGGACTCAGCCGCACCTTTACCGACGCCCGCTTTTTGATTTGTCTGCGCGAACCCGAGCGCACCCTGCCCTCGCAACTCAGCTCCATCGGGTCAGGTCTGGCATTCTTCGGCACGCCCGCGCGCAGTCCTTGGGTGCGGGATCAATTCATCGAGCAACTGCGGTTTTATTACCTGAACTTGGCGGCCCAATTGGGATCAACACCGCCCGAGCGCTGTGTCTGGGTGAGCATGAAAGCCCTGCGCGAGACGCTCGACAGCACCCTGTCCGACGCCTACCGGCAGCTGGGACTCCCGCTCTCGGATGGCTTCGCCGCCATCCTTGCGCAGGAATCAGAGGCCAGTCGGCACTACCGCAGCGGCCACAATTATGCACTCGCCCACTTTGGGCTGGATGCGGCCGAGCTTGCCCGCGCCTTTGCCGATGTCCGTGCCAACCCTCATTTGGCCGCTGTTCTCCCGCCGCCAGCAACAGACGCAGTCCCATGCTGA